TTGCTAAACAGCTACCTGCGGCATGCATGGAGGACATTGTGAGTTCTCTCCAAATAAGTTGCTGTGCAGCTGGCATTTTAGAGTCAAGCAACCGCTTCTATCATTGACTGTGATCGCGCCAGACAGTAGAAGATCATTCTGCCCTTTCTTTTTTGGTGCCAGCTGGTAGATAACACTACACTATAGTGCAGCTGTGCAGCTCATTTGCCAAGGCAGAATTTCAAAGATTTTACGCGATCTGAATATTGAGCGCCAACAGTTGGGTGATATAATAAAACATAAATGCACGTGTCTATCTTTTCTTATGCATATTTCAAGTTTTTATGGAAGCAGCGTGGCATTATTTCGATATGAATTGCAGACTGTTTTGCAATGTAGTGTACGCTTACATCGTCATTCTCCATCCCTCTTCAATGTGGGAGCCTCTAGGTTTCCACTTTATCTTTCCCATAACTATTATAATTTTTACCGTGCATCCAATGAGATATTCTCAATCTTGTACTTATCATGGTGGCATTTAAACCATTTGTAATTCGATCCCTTTATGCTTTAAGCTTAATTATTTGCAACTATACACATGCGATAGATtctaaaaaaagaagaagaagaagaaagaaagaaagaccATACCGGGTAAACTAAGCACTGAGCAGATCATTTCCTGCTATGTCCTTGCCAAGTCATCACATTTAGCGGCTATTGTTCTTTGGATCAGTCCTTGGAGCATCTCTAGCCATTTCCCTTTCCGCAAGAAAAGATACACTTTAGCAGTTCCCCCAATTCTCTTCCTATTCCCAATAATTATTAGGTTGTATTAGGATCAGATTATTGGGGAACTATAAAAGTATCTTCCCCAATAATCTATATGAAAGTGGTATTGGGACATTCCAAtactattttttatttttattaggAGATGTGTATTGCGGAACAGCCGGAGATGCTATTAGTCTCCAGCTCCCAGATTAAACACCTTCGGAGATAAGTTCTCTATTGATTTCTCATCAATTCTAAACTAATACTTTCAAATATTTGtctatttctttctttcttccgtTCCTTATTGCTATTTTCTTTCATTTTTCCTTGCAAGCATATTACATACCTGCTTTCATCTTCACCGGCCGTAGCATAACACAGTATTGATCCTAGTCTGTATTATGAGTTGGCATGTTCATCAGAAAGAACTTAGATGGACGCACGCACGTACCACTTGCTTGTGTTTAATTATCTTAATGGATTCAAATAATCAAAGTGCAAACGATCATTTTATCGACGTGCATCCTTCAAATCACTAAGCTTATCTTTGGTAGCATTGCCGGTCACATGGCCAGGTCATCAATCAGCTGCATAAGCCATTGGGATTCAGGGCTGGGGTACGTGTATAAAAAGGGAGGATGGTGAGCCCCTTGGAAGGCACCACCACTCCAACGGCAAAGCACACGATCAAAGCCTGAAAGCCAGCAGCCCTTGTCGTTGGTATCTCTCTCAGTCCTCTCGATCTTGTACGCCAACGATAATGGCAAGACTCACCGCAGCTGCCGGCTTAGCCTGGGCGACCTTGCTGGTGTGCGTTGCGCTCGGCGCCGGACAAGCTCAGCCTCAAGCAAACCTTGCTGCTTGGTTTCCTAGTGGATCCCTGCCACCGCCGGTGAGGATCTACTCCAGGCAGAACGACGCATTGAACGTGGCCGTACGCCGCGGCAACGTCGTCTTCGCAAGAGCCGACTGCTCGGACGACTCACAGGCAAGATTCTTCTATATCCCAATCCATTGTCTACCGCTCATGGATATACAAACACTCATGCTATATATACGTACATATAAATATAATTAGCCGCCTCTTGTAATGGTTATTACTAACTGTCAACGTTGCATGTTTGAGCAGAAATGGTACCCTCTGTACACCTCGGGATCCTTCTCCGGACGGCAGCCGTTTTCACTGGTGAACGCAAAGACGTTTCAGGTCATGACAATTCCATCAGGCAGTGGACAGAAGGTATAAAACACATATATTCCCTAACAACACTAGATAGaatatttttgaaaaaaatattGTTTGCTAAACATCTAGCTTGCCTTGATGAAACATCAACCAGGTGGGACTGTCTGGCCCAACCGACGCAACCAGAGCCGCACGTGAGGAGCTGTGGACACCAGAGAAGCCGACGCGTGCTGACGGCTTCTTCCAACTGTTTGTTACCAATAACCCAGCTCTTACCCTCAATGGACTGAGGGGCGTGCGTAGCGGATCGGAGGTCGGGATCTTTTCCGCATCACCAAACTCACTGAACGCCATATGGAAGATTACTTCATACCCACCTTGCTTGCCCTGATGGGTTGGTCAACTTATGTAAGTGCATTATTCAGTTTTCGTGGCACTTGAAGATTATTGCTATGCTCTGAAACTCGCATATATACCGTGCCTGCATTTGCCAACCGGTGACTGATTTTCATTTCGTGTTGCAGAGTCACGGACGAGAAGGCCACCGCCACCCGTTGTGTGCTTACGTGCCCGCTGAAGAATAGATTTCGCCTTGTTCCCTTATTTAATTCCATTGTCCGTCGACTATTTCCTTCCGTCATCCTTACATTTTTTTTTCAGATCATAAACACACATTCGCGGACATGTTGATATATTCCTTTGGTTACTGCAAATTTCTTTTGAGAATTTCCCTTTGTGtaaatcatatatatatatatatataatattattGAGTTCAGCTATGATATTGCTATAAATCATCTCGTCCTCATTTCTTTTATTCTAGCGTCTGCATAAGGCATGTACACGACTATTATGCCTTATTAAGAACTTCAGTCTTGAGTGGAATAGCGCAAATTTATTATGACAAAAAGCGAAACATAACATGATTCAAAGAAAGTCAAGCACGAAATTTGTTTTAAGATATACGCCCATTTGTCTTCCTCCCCCGGCACTTCTCCTGCCAGGCTTCTTCTCTCTGTACACAAGCAGCTCTCCAAAGGGCACGATGATCATCGTTAAATTTCTCTCTATGATCTAAGCTCTGCAACATGAAATTGTTCTCTCTATATCATAGTTTGAGGAGCAAACAACCATAATTTAAGAGTGCCTATTAGCAAAAATTTATAGTAGTTAGTGTCCATCGGCAAATACCAACATTGAAGTTAGATTGCTACGAGAAAAATGACCACATGCATATAGCATTTGGGACTATGGTTATATGTTTTCCATGCATGAAGTTATGTGAACTGTCATGGTAACCGAAGAAGACTGGGTCTGTGGTCT
The Panicum hallii strain FIL2 chromosome 6, PHallii_v3.1, whole genome shotgun sequence genome window above contains:
- the LOC112896364 gene encoding ricin B-like lectin EULS3, with product MARLTAAAGLAWATLLVCVALGAGQAQPQANLAAWFPSGSLPPPVRIYSRQNDALNVAVRRGNVVFARADCSDDSQKWYPLYTSGSFSGRQPFSLVNAKTFQVMTIPSGSGQKVGLSGPTDATRAAREELWTPEKPTRADGFFQLFVTNNPALTLNGLRGVRSGSEVGIFSASPNSLNAIWKITSYPPCLP